One stretch of Miscanthus floridulus cultivar M001 chromosome 18, ASM1932011v1, whole genome shotgun sequence DNA includes these proteins:
- the LOC136523986 gene encoding uncharacterized protein: protein MALVRKYGKPDIFLIMTCNPNWDEIKNELYPGQTPQDYPDLVTRVFRAKLEAMRKMLMEKDILAKVKAYGHDRASVVMRETDKADEKGNIDEIKQYRDARWVTPPKELWRIYGFDLSKNHPPVQ from the exons ATGGCTCTGGTGCGAAAGTATGGTAAACCTGATATCTTCCTCATAATGACGTGCAACCCTAACTGGGATGAGATCAAGAATGAACTTTATCCAGGCCAGACACCACAGGACTACCCAGATCTTGTCACACGGGTCTTCAGAGCAAAGTTAGAGGCGATGAGGAAAATGTTGATGGAGAAAGACATACTTGCAAAGGTGAAGGCCTAC GGACATGATAGGGCATCGGTGGTGATGAGGGAGACCGACAAAGCAGACGAGAAAGGGAacattgatgagatcaagcagtatAGAGATGCCCGGTGGGTGACGCCTCCAAAAGAACTATGGAGGATATATGGCTTTGACTTGAGCAAGAACCATCCACCAGTACAGTAG
- the LOC136523985 gene encoding uncharacterized protein, producing MATTTSGVTAAIMPGGRMAHSCFKIPLTLQEGGCCSFTKQSGTAKLLQQAALIIWDEASMTKRQNVEALDNSLQDIMGRSNLPFGEKTVILGGDFRQVLPVVRKGSRAQIVGASLRRSYLWESMRHLKLIRNMRAQSDPWFADYLLRIGGGTEEDNGDGNVRIPDEICVPYSGDAEKDHTMIDIIFLDLNANMTDKDYITTRGDETVYHSFDSTVDDPHNYYPSEFLNSLTPNGLPPHVLKLKLGCPVILLRNIDPANGLCNGTRLVVWGFRRNTIDVEIVVGQHAGKRVFLPRIPLCLSDDEMFPFQFKRKQFPIKLSFAMTVNKSQGQTILNMGVYLPAPVFSHGQLYVAMSRATSRTNIKILALPPDVEAQEEEAKKIEKKNAKKNAEGKK from the exons ATGGCTACAACTACATCTGGAGTCACAGCAGCCATAATGCCAGGTGGGAGGATGGCCCACTCATGTTTCAAGATACCCCTAACTCTTCAAGAGGGCGGTTGCTGTAGCTTCACGAAACAGAGTGGTACTGCCAAGTTACTACAGCAAGCAGCTCTCATAATTTGGGACGAGGCATCTATGACAAAGAGGCAAAATGTGGAAGCACTAGACAATAGCCTACAGGATATAATGGGCCGGTCAAACCTACCGTTTGGTGAAAAGACTGTTATCCTTGGTGGGGATTTTAGACAGGTCCTCCCTGTTGTGCGAAAAGGATCCAGAGCTCAAATAGTCGGTGCTTCTCTACGAAGGTCGTATCTTTGGGAATCCATGCGCCACCTAAAGCTCATCCGCAACATGAGGGCTCAGAGTGACCCATGGTTTGCAGATTATCTGTTGCGCATTGGTGGTGGAACGGAAGAGGATAACGGAGATGGCAATGTACGTATTCCAGACGAGATATGTGTCCCGTACTCTGGCGATGCTGAGAAAGATCATACAATGATCGACATCATCTTTCTAGATCTAAATGCAAACATGACGGACAAAGACTACATCACCACTAGA GGCGACGAGACGGTGTATCATAGTTTTGACTCCACGGTAGATGATCCACATAACTACTATCCATCGGAGTTCCTTAACAGTTTGACCCCCAACGGGCTGCCTCCACACGTCTTGAAGCTCAAGCTCGGGTGTCCTGTcatattgcttaggaatattgaccCTGCCAATGGGCTATGCAACGGTACAAGGCTAGTGGTGTGGGGGTTCCGAAGAAATACAATCGACGTAGAAATCGTGGTGGGGCAGCATGCTGGGAAGCGGGTATTCCTTCCTCGAATACCGCTATGCCTGTCTGATGATGAGATGTTCCCGTTCCAGTTTAAGAGGAAGCAGTTTCCTATCAAGCTGAGCTTTGCCATGACGGTCAACAAGTCACAGGGACAAACTATCCTGAACATGGGTGTGTACCTACCCGCACCCGTGTTCTCTCACGGTCAGTTGTATGTTGCGATGTCTAGAGCCACGTCAAGAACCAATATTAAGATCTTGGCCCTTCCGCCTGATGTGGAGGCACAAGAGGAGGAGGCCAAAAAGATAGAGAAGAAAAATGCTAAAAAGAATGCTGAGGGGAAAAAATAA
- the LOC136520246 gene encoding uncharacterized protein produces the protein MDTLRPTGDRIPLGDLTNTTHGGNYTRPSEQKRQRDRERYAIMSDEKRSERNKKRRERYKMNNQGRVDPHNNETVHSTDGNTTNVTDENSDKLHMHSTNSNGANELSDGNTTNEMDENSDWLHRQSTYSNGLKQLSCYLLAE, from the exons ATGGACACGCTAAGGCCAACCGGTGATCGGATACCTTTGGGGGATCTTACAAATACAACACATGGAG GGAATTATACGCGACCTAGTgagcagaagaggcagagggataGAGAACGATATGCAATAATGTCTGATGAAAAGAGGAGTGAAAGAAACAAGAAACGCCGTGAGAGGTATAAGATGAATAACCAAGGTCGTGTTGATCCCCATAACAATGAGACTGTTCATTCAACAG ATGGGAATACAACAAATGTAACGGATGAAAATAGTGACAAACTCCATATGCACTCAACCAACAGTAATGGCGCCAATGAATTATCAG ACGGGAATACAACAAATGAAATGGATGAAAACAGCGACTGGCTCCATAGGCAATCAACTTACAGTAATGGCTTGAAACAATTATCATGTTACTTATTAGCAGAATAA